A genome region from Sphingobacteriaceae bacterium GW460-11-11-14-LB5 includes the following:
- a CDS encoding SusC/RagA family TonB-linked outer membrane protein, translating into MNFFCHGQNIANREAIPSIPIVFKIMKLVILLTFVLQLGVFANSKAQQVNISVKNLPLKEVFTELNKQTKYRFLYKEESIQKVAPVTFNISNADINVALTRALKNSGLGFNIHGETITIIELRTKATEVTVEVRGTVKDSLGMPLPGVTVQVKGKPNLGAATDLDGEFKIKNVPEGSILEFRLVGFVTKEVPLNGKTIVNVILKQDNSNLNDVVVVGFGKQKKSSIVSSVSSVKGEALRFPTRSLTNAIAGQVPGIIAIQRSGEPGYDNAEFWIRGVSSFAGGTNPLILVDGIPRAMSDIEPDEIETFNVLKDAAATAVYGAEGANGVILITSKRGIVQKTKITYRGEYSQNEPTKLPEFMDSYDYLFAYNEALRNEDSPVFKTDAQLALYKNGSDRDLYPNTKFLDEMLRNTSYNTRHTLNFRGGGDVAKFFVSGAYYQENGIFKSNPNNIYDNNLGLKRYNLRSNIDLNVTKTTILGVDLSGQYLLTNYPGTGTATIFSRMMGVPGYLFPTIYSDGTIAGHPGIPSSNRVNPYNLLMESGYAKEWRTTLQSKLSLDQKLDFITKGLSFRGVVSFDATMNYLMNRLKSPKQFYASSRDANGKLIFAQVGNAETALGEPVESSNGQKNIYLESSLNYNRVFANDHTVGAMLLTYQKEAQQQGEALAFKKQAYVGRITYNYANRYSIEGNFGITGSEAFSPENRFGFFPAVGGAWFASNEPFYPEALKNIVSSLKFRASVGKTGNDNTGGARFLYRGTYTTGTTGYPIGIGGTGSLNSLTSIIEGRFEAPDLTWEIENKKNYGVDMELFRGAVDISVDYFNNIRSSILLQRRTVSGVTGFRQSPWQNFGSVSNKGMDGSINIRQNIGQVKLTARGNLTIAKNKILEIDELAQPYPWMNQTGTSIGQWNLYTADGLYADNDFTLTTDAAGKRTYTLKNGLPVSTLGGAVRPGDIKYKDLNGDGKIDNFDRSYYAGGDPANPGVVYGFGLNAEFKGFYGSIFFQGVAKTSTVFGQNAAGNFFPFAFGVEESNLRTEASNRWSESNPSQDVMFPRLHSISFANNQVASTWWLRDASFIRLKNIELGYRFPKKMLQKIGFETGRIYVMGNNIAVWDSIKMWDPELGNANEGLNYPIPRSYTIGLEFNL; encoded by the coding sequence ATGAATTTCTTTTGTCACGGACAAAATATTGCCAATCGGGAAGCAATTCCGAGTATACCAATAGTTTTCAAAATTATGAAACTTGTGATCCTTTTAACCTTTGTGCTCCAATTGGGGGTATTCGCCAATAGTAAAGCGCAACAGGTTAATATTTCTGTAAAAAATCTCCCACTCAAAGAAGTTTTTACTGAATTGAACAAACAAACCAAATACCGCTTTTTGTATAAAGAAGAAAGTATTCAAAAAGTAGCTCCTGTTACCTTTAATATCAGTAATGCCGACATAAATGTTGCGCTTACCAGGGCCCTGAAAAATTCGGGATTAGGTTTTAATATCCATGGAGAAACCATTACCATTATCGAGTTGAGAACCAAAGCTACCGAAGTAACGGTAGAAGTAAGAGGTACGGTAAAAGATTCATTGGGAATGCCTCTTCCCGGTGTAACGGTACAGGTTAAAGGCAAACCCAATTTAGGCGCTGCGACCGATCTGGATGGAGAATTTAAAATAAAAAATGTTCCTGAAGGATCGATACTGGAATTTCGTTTGGTGGGATTTGTTACCAAAGAAGTTCCTTTGAATGGGAAAACTATCGTAAATGTTATTTTAAAGCAGGATAATTCGAACCTTAACGATGTTGTGGTGGTTGGCTTTGGTAAACAGAAAAAATCAAGCATAGTGAGTTCGGTTTCTTCTGTGAAGGGCGAAGCTTTACGTTTCCCGACCAGGAGTTTAACCAATGCCATTGCAGGTCAGGTTCCGGGTATCATTGCTATTCAGCGATCGGGCGAACCCGGCTATGATAATGCCGAATTCTGGATCCGTGGTGTCAGCTCCTTTGCCGGCGGTACCAACCCGTTAATTTTAGTCGATGGTATACCAAGGGCCATGAGCGATATTGAGCCAGATGAAATTGAAACTTTCAACGTGCTTAAAGATGCCGCTGCAACTGCGGTTTATGGTGCAGAAGGAGCGAATGGCGTAATTTTAATTACCTCGAAAAGGGGAATTGTGCAAAAAACTAAAATTACCTACCGCGGAGAGTATAGTCAAAATGAACCCACGAAGCTGCCAGAATTTATGGACTCTTACGATTATCTTTTTGCCTACAATGAAGCCTTGCGTAATGAAGATAGTCCGGTTTTTAAAACGGATGCACAGTTAGCCTTATATAAAAACGGATCCGATCGGGATTTATATCCCAATACTAAGTTTTTAGATGAAATGCTCCGCAATACCAGTTACAACACCAGGCATACGCTAAATTTTAGAGGCGGAGGCGATGTGGCGAAATTCTTCGTTTCTGGTGCTTATTACCAGGAAAATGGCATTTTTAAATCCAATCCCAATAATATCTACGATAATAACCTGGGTTTAAAACGTTATAATTTACGCAGCAATATCGATCTAAATGTAACCAAAACCACCATCCTGGGCGTAGATTTAAGCGGTCAGTATCTTTTAACCAATTACCCCGGTACCGGTACTGCGACTATTTTTTCCAGAATGATGGGCGTACCGGGATACCTTTTTCCAACCATATATTCTGATGGAACAATAGCTGGCCATCCAGGTATTCCAAGTTCGAACAGGGTGAATCCATATAACTTATTAATGGAATCGGGTTATGCAAAAGAATGGAGAACCACCTTACAATCAAAATTATCATTAGACCAAAAGTTAGATTTTATCACCAAAGGATTGAGTTTTAGAGGCGTGGTTAGTTTTGATGCTACCATGAATTACCTCATGAACAGGCTAAAATCGCCTAAACAGTTTTATGCATCCTCCAGAGATGCCAATGGTAAACTGATATTTGCTCAGGTTGGGAATGCGGAAACCGCCCTGGGTGAGCCTGTAGAATCAAGCAATGGCCAAAAAAACATCTATTTAGAGAGTTCATTAAATTATAACAGGGTTTTTGCCAACGACCATACCGTTGGGGCCATGCTGTTAACTTATCAGAAAGAAGCACAGCAACAAGGCGAAGCTTTAGCTTTTAAAAAGCAGGCCTATGTGGGGAGGATAACCTATAATTATGCCAACCGTTATTCCATAGAAGGGAATTTTGGTATTACCGGAAGTGAAGCTTTTTCACCGGAAAACCGCTTTGGTTTTTTTCCGGCAGTAGGTGGGGCATGGTTTGCCAGTAATGAGCCTTTTTATCCTGAAGCTTTAAAAAATATCGTATCCTCCTTAAAGTTTAGGGCCTCTGTAGGTAAAACAGGTAATGACAATACAGGTGGCGCAAGATTTCTTTATAGAGGAACCTATACAACTGGGACCACCGGTTATCCCATCGGTATTGGCGGTACAGGTTCTTTAAATTCCCTGACAAGTATTATTGAAGGTCGTTTTGAGGCACCAGATTTAACCTGGGAAATTGAAAATAAAAAGAATTATGGCGTTGATATGGAATTGTTCAGGGGAGCGGTTGATATATCTGTTGATTATTTCAATAACATCCGTTCGAGTATTTTATTACAGCGCAGAACGGTTTCGGGAGTAACTGGTTTCAGGCAGTCGCCATGGCAAAACTTTGGTTCGGTATCAAACAAAGGAATGGACGGGTCGATCAATATCAGACAGAACATTGGTCAGGTAAAATTAACGGCCCGAGGTAATTTAACCATTGCTAAAAATAAAATACTGGAAATTGATGAGCTCGCTCAACCTTATCCCTGGATGAACCAAACCGGTACCAGCATTGGCCAATGGAATTTGTATACAGCCGATGGATTATACGCCGATAATGATTTTACACTCACTACCGATGCCGCTGGTAAAAGAACTTACACTTTAAAAAATGGTCTTCCTGTAAGCACCTTAGGTGGAGCCGTAAGACCAGGAGATATTAAGTACAAGGATTTAAATGGCGATGGCAAGATCGATAACTTCGACAGAAGTTATTATGCGGGCGGGGATCCGGCTAATCCTGGAGTAGTATATGGTTTCGGACTTAATGCCGAGTTCAAAGGTTTTTACGGCAGTATATTTTTCCAGGGGGTGGCAAAAACGTCAACTGTATTTGGCCAAAATGCAGCAGGTAACTTTTTTCCTTTTGCATTTGGTGTCGAAGAATCAAATTTAAGAACCGAAGCGTCTAACAGGTGGAGCGAATCCAATCCAAGTCAGGATGTGATGTTCCCAAGGTTACATTCCATCAGTTTTGCCAACAATCAGGTGGCCAGTACCTGGTGGTTGCGTGATGCCAGTTTTATCCGTTTAAAAAACATAGAACTGGGCTATCGTTTCCCTAAAAAAATGCTTCAGAAAATTGGGTTTGAAACCGGAAGAATCTATGTTATGGGGAATAATATTGCCGTTTGGGACAGCATTAAGATGTGGGATCCTGAACTTGGAAATGCCAACGAAGGGTTAAATTATCCAATACCACGTTCGTATACCATTGGGCTTGAGTTTAATTTATAG
- a CDS encoding AraC family transcriptional regulator produces MTKWITREHPKIDRIACPWLIRRFIDPDAEIIYVPSDQVMMKAEALGATPFDMPDVEYTHYDDQCTFDYFIKKHQLKDTALNRIAAIVRGADTDRHDFAPQAAGLEAVFSGLAYHSSNDQELLALGIQIYDGLYSWAKHLYHKKHTQAGPVEQMLLEIYTRYLRENKGKKAPAWANELREMIQDQMDTNMSLSLQQASDELEINPAYLSREFSKYFDNLSFGDYIRKMRIEKAMLLIESTSYSLTEIAYLTGFSDQSHFNRIFKKQTGENPSFYRKKHQKGKTDTNS; encoded by the coding sequence ATGACAAAATGGATCACCCGTGAACACCCGAAAATTGACCGGATTGCCTGCCCATGGCTGATCAGGCGTTTTATCGATCCTGATGCAGAAATTATTTATGTACCTTCAGATCAGGTGATGATGAAGGCTGAAGCCTTAGGAGCCACACCATTCGACATGCCAGATGTTGAATATACGCATTACGACGATCAGTGCACTTTCGATTATTTCATCAAAAAACACCAGCTAAAAGATACAGCGCTTAATCGCATAGCGGCCATCGTGCGTGGGGCAGATACCGATCGCCATGACTTTGCTCCACAGGCAGCCGGCCTCGAAGCTGTATTTTCGGGATTAGCCTACCACAGTTCAAACGACCAGGAATTATTGGCACTGGGTATACAGATTTATGATGGCCTGTACAGCTGGGCAAAACACCTTTACCACAAAAAGCATACACAGGCGGGACCAGTTGAACAAATGTTACTGGAGATTTATACCAGATACCTTCGGGAAAATAAAGGAAAGAAAGCGCCGGCCTGGGCAAATGAATTACGGGAAATGATACAGGACCAGATGGATACCAATATGTCATTGAGCCTTCAGCAAGCTTCGGATGAACTGGAGATTAACCCGGCCTATTTATCAAGGGAATTTTCCAAATATTTTGATAACTTGTCTTTTGGAGATTATATACGGAAGATGCGGATTGAAAAGGCCATGCTCTTAATAGAAAGCACCTCTTACTCCTTAACCGAAATTGCCTACCTCACAGGTTTTTCAGACCAGAGCCACTTTAACCGGATTTTTAAAAAGCAGACCGGGGAAAATCCATCATTTTACAGGAAAAAACACCAAAAAGGTAAAACGGATACAAATAGTTAA
- a CDS encoding chromate transporter, which produces MKEQTDKVKPLYSLAEITKYFLKLGTWGFGGPVALVGYMQRDLVVQKGWLTEEEYKEGLALAQLAPGPLAAQLGIYIGFVHYGLIGATLTGLAFVLPSFIMVVLLGMAYQLYGGLAWMQAVFYGVGAAVIGIITISAYKLTIKSISKFEPAAIKSKWLLWLFYIIGIVITVITEKEEVLLFLGCGILYMLIKAPPQWIKKPSHLPVGILFSTGFWNYDSKTLQEIGWFFAKAGAFVFGSGLAIVPFLHGGVVKEFGWLTEAQFVDSVAVAMITPGPVVITVGFIGYLVAGFPGGCVAALATFLPCYIFTVALAPSFKKIAKNNSVKTFVEGITAAVIGALVGSVMVIGMRSIKDIPTALIAVATILALLYIKKLQEPYIIGIAAIIGLLIKFI; this is translated from the coding sequence ATGAAAGAACAAACAGATAAAGTCAAACCACTATACTCACTAGCCGAAATCACAAAATATTTCCTGAAACTGGGCACCTGGGGATTTGGTGGTCCGGTTGCGCTGGTTGGTTATATGCAGCGCGATCTGGTGGTGCAGAAAGGCTGGCTCACAGAGGAAGAATACAAAGAGGGACTGGCACTTGCCCAGCTGGCACCGGGACCGCTGGCCGCGCAACTAGGCATTTATATTGGCTTTGTACACTATGGTTTAATTGGCGCTACGCTAACCGGATTAGCCTTTGTATTGCCATCCTTCATCATGGTGGTTTTGCTTGGTATGGCTTACCAGCTTTATGGCGGACTGGCCTGGATGCAAGCGGTATTTTATGGTGTAGGTGCTGCCGTAATCGGCATCATCACCATCAGTGCTTATAAACTAACCATCAAATCAATCAGCAAATTCGAACCAGCTGCCATTAAATCCAAATGGCTTTTATGGCTGTTCTATATCATCGGAATCGTGATCACCGTGATTACCGAAAAAGAGGAAGTTTTACTTTTTCTAGGCTGTGGCATCCTGTACATGCTGATTAAAGCCCCACCACAATGGATTAAAAAACCTTCCCATCTCCCTGTCGGAATCTTATTTAGTACTGGTTTCTGGAACTATGACAGCAAAACCTTACAAGAGATCGGCTGGTTTTTCGCGAAGGCGGGCGCCTTTGTATTTGGCAGCGGACTGGCCATTGTACCTTTCCTGCATGGTGGTGTAGTAAAGGAATTTGGCTGGCTCACCGAGGCACAGTTTGTAGATTCGGTTGCAGTTGCCATGATCACCCCCGGACCGGTAGTGATTACGGTCGGCTTTATCGGTTATCTTGTGGCAGGTTTTCCGGGGGGCTGCGTTGCAGCACTTGCTACTTTTCTACCCTGTTACATCTTTACAGTAGCTTTAGCCCCTTCTTTCAAAAAGATTGCAAAAAACAACAGCGTGAAAACATTCGTAGAAGGAATTACCGCCGCTGTAATTGGCGCCCTGGTGGGTTCGGTCATGGTGATCGGCATGCGCTCAATAAAAGATATTCCAACCGCATTGATCGCCGTAGCCACTATACTGGCACTCCTCTACATCAAAAAATTACAGGAGCCTTATATCATTGGTATAGCGGCCATTATCGGACTACTCATTAAATTCATTTAG
- a CDS encoding VOC family protein, whose amino-acid sequence MRAINPWINFNGNAEEAFTFYQSVFGGEFTKITRFKDLSGPDFQVAEEEANKIMYIGLPLGQNNVLIGNDVPAFMGRVSENENRSKIHVNAESREEADQIFKGLSAGGEVEGPIDDSPWGTYAGMFRDKYGIEWVVEFDPN is encoded by the coding sequence ATGAGAGCAATTAATCCCTGGATCAACTTCAATGGAAATGCGGAAGAAGCATTCACCTTTTACCAATCCGTTTTTGGCGGCGAGTTTACAAAAATCACCCGTTTTAAAGACTTATCAGGTCCCGATTTTCAGGTAGCCGAAGAGGAGGCAAATAAAATCATGTACATCGGCTTGCCGCTTGGCCAAAACAATGTATTAATAGGCAACGATGTTCCTGCATTTATGGGGCGGGTAAGCGAAAATGAAAACCGGTCTAAAATACACGTGAATGCCGAAAGCCGCGAAGAAGCCGATCAAATCTTTAAGGGATTGTCGGCAGGAGGGGAAGTGGAAGGGCCAATTGACGATAGTCCATGGGGCACCTATGCCGGCATGTTCAGGGATAAATATGGCATTGAATGGGTGGTAGAGTTTGATCCAAATTAA
- a CDS encoding heat-shock protein encodes MSKFLYGIDFGTTNSALSIYDEEKKEIVDTISIPSLIYFTEVKSIVDGESHIVGEKAIAAYLSDGMKGRFIKSIKQILSRTTFTETRIHNKRYTASDLVTLILKDLKEKADLITGEDCHKAIIGRPVFFDDDNTMKDTLAQTRLKKAAESAGFTDVRFQFEPIGAAFAYEKTIQKKERVLVADLGGGTTDFTYLILDPDKVGSKDRKNDMIASGGIYIGGDSLDSAFMWDKGTPYFGKNTMYEATPGKVLNVPKSLFANICTWDKMNFFNGLKIQKEIEEYYYYSGNDPKFKNLITLIENNLGYSLFRSIEKTKIELSDQPVSNFAYSNMEIEIDENISLEQYNSIIEKDINKIDAYLDQFMETHKINPEDIDCLFLTGGTSMVSAVQNLFKNKFPHIPLNSGDNFKSVAKGLAYSGYLFED; translated from the coding sequence ATGAGCAAGTTTTTATACGGAATCGATTTTGGAACAACCAATTCGGCACTTTCTATTTATGATGAAGAGAAGAAAGAAATTGTAGATACGATTTCTATTCCTTCGTTAATTTATTTTACAGAAGTAAAAAGCATTGTTGATGGTGAAAGTCATATTGTGGGCGAAAAAGCAATAGCTGCTTACCTAAGCGATGGCATGAAAGGGCGCTTTATCAAATCCATCAAACAGATCCTCTCGAGAACGACGTTTACCGAAACCCGTATCCACAATAAAAGGTATACCGCTTCCGATCTGGTTACACTGATTCTTAAAGACCTGAAAGAAAAAGCCGACCTGATTACCGGCGAAGATTGCCACAAAGCCATTATCGGCCGTCCGGTTTTCTTTGACGACGATAACACCATGAAAGATACCCTGGCACAAACCAGGTTAAAAAAAGCTGCCGAAAGCGCGGGTTTTACTGATGTTCGTTTTCAATTCGAACCTATTGGAGCGGCTTTTGCCTACGAGAAAACCATTCAGAAAAAAGAACGCGTTTTAGTAGCCGATTTAGGTGGAGGTACTACCGATTTCACCTACCTGATCCTCGATCCGGATAAGGTGGGTAGCAAAGACCGTAAAAACGATATGATTGCCTCTGGTGGTATCTACATTGGTGGCGATAGTCTCGATTCTGCTTTTATGTGGGATAAAGGCACACCCTATTTCGGAAAAAATACCATGTACGAGGCTACCCCTGGTAAAGTTTTAAATGTGCCGAAATCGCTTTTTGCCAATATTTGTACCTGGGATAAAATGAACTTTTTTAATGGTTTAAAAATCCAGAAAGAGATTGAAGAATATTATTATTACTCGGGCAACGATCCGAAATTCAAAAACCTGATTACCCTGATCGAAAACAACCTGGGTTATTCGTTGTTCAGATCGATCGAGAAAACAAAAATCGAACTTTCTGACCAGCCTGTATCTAATTTTGCTTACAGCAATATGGAAATTGAAATCGATGAAAATATTTCACTCGAGCAGTATAATTCGATTATCGAAAAAGACATTAATAAAATCGATGCTTACCTGGATCAGTTTATGGAAACCCACAAAATCAATCCAGAAGACATTGACTGTTTATTTTTAACCGGAGGAACCTCGATGGTTTCTGCCGTACAAAACCTGTTTAAAAACAAATTCCCACACATCCCGTTAAACTCCGGCGATAACTTTAAAAGTGTAGCCAAAGGACTGGCATATAGCGGTTACCTGTTTGAGGATTAA
- a CDS encoding sulfatase, with amino-acid sequence MKKILKFIVFAGLMGSLATAQAQSKKKPNIIFILADDLGYGNVHSFNPNSKIPTPNLDKLTEEGIKFTRFYSGNTVCAPSRCALMTGYTMGHAWVRGNAKAKDGLAALRAQDTTLAERLKGNGYKTGMFGKWGLGDEDSKGAPHLKGFDSFYGYLDQSHAHDYYTNRLYEIVGGKTVEVPVDTTKYTEDLIVNKAVDFINANKDQPFFLYLPLTVPHAELKVPAELLKKFQNADGSSKFPPETPFEKKGNYDSQAQPHATFAAMVNKLDADVGTIVALIKKLGLDNDTYIFFTSDNGPHKEGGADPVFFNSGGEFRGVKRDLYEGGIRVPLIVRAPGKIAAGQVNPTPWAFWDVLPTLGELSGTATPKNIDGLSFSPLLSGKKAVKEHDYFYWQFNEGGLKEALTKGDWKLIRFKDKGTAEKLELYNLKADIGEKHDIAAKNPDTVKALYALMKQAKTPAENPRFDWSEIEK; translated from the coding sequence ATGAAAAAAATATTAAAATTTATCGTTTTTGCTGGTCTGATGGGCAGTTTAGCTACGGCACAGGCACAAAGTAAAAAGAAACCCAACATTATTTTTATCCTGGCCGATGATTTAGGTTATGGTAATGTACACAGCTTTAACCCGAATTCTAAAATTCCAACGCCAAATCTGGATAAGCTTACCGAAGAGGGAATTAAGTTTACCCGTTTCTATTCCGGAAATACCGTTTGTGCCCCTTCAAGATGCGCCTTAATGACCGGTTATACCATGGGCCATGCCTGGGTAAGGGGCAACGCAAAAGCCAAAGACGGTCTTGCTGCCTTACGTGCACAGGATACTACCCTGGCCGAACGTTTAAAAGGAAACGGATATAAAACCGGCATGTTTGGTAAATGGGGACTCGGCGATGAAGACAGCAAAGGAGCGCCACATTTAAAAGGTTTCGATAGTTTTTACGGATACCTGGATCAATCGCATGCACACGATTATTACACCAATCGTTTGTACGAAATTGTTGGTGGTAAAACTGTAGAAGTACCTGTTGATACCACAAAATATACCGAAGACCTGATTGTAAATAAAGCTGTTGATTTTATTAACGCCAATAAAGATCAGCCTTTCTTTTTGTATCTGCCATTAACAGTTCCGCATGCGGAATTGAAAGTACCTGCAGAATTATTGAAGAAATTCCAAAATGCAGATGGTTCGAGTAAATTTCCACCTGAAACGCCTTTTGAGAAAAAAGGAAACTACGACAGTCAGGCGCAGCCACATGCTACTTTTGCAGCAATGGTAAATAAACTGGATGCCGATGTGGGTACGATTGTGGCGTTGATCAAAAAGTTAGGTTTGGATAACGATACCTACATTTTCTTTACCAGTGATAACGGTCCGCATAAAGAAGGAGGTGCCGATCCGGTGTTTTTTAACAGTGGTGGCGAGTTTAGGGGCGTAAAAAGAGATCTCTACGAAGGTGGAATTCGTGTACCTTTAATTGTAAGGGCACCAGGTAAAATTGCTGCCGGTCAGGTTAATCCTACGCCATGGGCCTTTTGGGATGTATTGCCAACGCTTGGTGAACTTAGCGGAACAGCCACACCAAAAAATATTGATGGGCTGTCGTTCTCTCCATTGTTAAGCGGCAAAAAAGCAGTTAAAGAACATGATTATTTCTACTGGCAGTTTAACGAAGGCGGTTTAAAAGAAGCTTTAACCAAAGGCGACTGGAAATTAATCCGTTTTAAAGATAAAGGCACTGCCGAAAAGTTAGAATTATATAATTTAAAAGCGGATATCGGTGAAAAGCATGATATTGCAGCCAAAAACCCTGATACGGTAAAGGCGCTTTATGCATTAATGAAACAGGCTAAAACGCCGGCAGAAAATCCACGTTTTGATTGGTCAGAAATTGAAAAATAG